The DNA segment GGCCGGCTTGAACGAGGCGGTGTACGAGGTCAAGCCGGAAGACTCGGCGTGGACCGGAAAGTCGAAGCGCTGCTGGCCACTCTGCAAGGTCACCGAGCGGCTTTCGAGCACGCGTCCATTCTGGGTGACCGAGAGCGTGCCGCCGACCGGCGTAGAGTTGTAGTTCGTGGCGGTGACGCTGAGCGCGAACGGCTGCGACTTGGCGAGCGCTGGCGGCATCGCCAGATCCGTAATCGCAACGTTGGGAATTCCGCGGGCGCCGGGCGGGGTGAAAATATATAGCCGCACGCCGGAGGCGCGCAGCGCGCCCAGCGCGCGCTCGGCTTCGCCCCGATTTTCCCATCCATCGGTGACGAGCACGACCGGGCCGTTGCGGGCCGCCGGATTGGCGGCGACCTTCTCCAGCGCCGCTTCGAGATCGGTCGCCGCCGGCGCGCATCCGGCGCATCCGCCGGCGGCGCTCAGGGTCTTGAGCGCTTCGGAAACGGTTGCCGGCTCGGGGTTGGTCGCGAAGACGACCGCCGGGTCGGCGCCGCGAAGCTTCAGCTCATCGCGCAGCAGTCTTTCCGTCCACTCGCGCATCGCAGGCGTGACGCTCGACGACACGTCAACCACCGCCGGCCGCGTCGTGCCCTCGATGCGGTTGACGCGCTGCGGGCCCGCCAGCGCGATCACGCATAGCGCCAGGGCCGCGGCTCGGATTAACGGCGCGAACAGTTTGCGCCACGCGTCGGCGCCGAGCAGCGACCACGCCAGCACCGCCGCCACCACGACCAGCAGCCACAGCGCGTGCGGATTGGCGAAACTGACGCCGTCGAGCAGTGCGCCCGGATTCATCGCTTCACACCGTGGCCATCGAGCGGCGCCGCCGATAGGCAAGCAGCGCTTCGAGGATCCCAAGCGCGATCATCGCCGCGATGAATTTGCCCGTCAGCGGTTCGCGCCGCGGCGCAACCTCGGCGACGGCGCCGCTGCCGCCGCCCGCTTCGATCTTCAGCGCCGGTTTGTTTTCGAGATCTGACTCGCGCAGGTCGGCGAGGTTGACCGCGCGCATAGTCTTCGCGCCGTCCGACGCCGTCAGTTGATAGAGCCCCTGCTGGCTGGTGTCCGTGAAAAGCGTGCCGGGAGTGACCTCGACCCGGGTCGCGTCGGGCAGTGCGATCGTGGTCACCGCGGCGGGCACCGTCCACGGCTCGCCGGTATGGTAGCCGGTGGCTTCGGCGCCGAAGCCGGCAAGATAGCTCAGGCAGTTGAGCGTCAGCACCGACATCGGCAGGTTCTGCCTGCCGAGATACGGAAACGGATTGAAGCCGAGGGCGACGAACCGATGGCCCGCCCGCTCGCCAGCGAGCATCAGCGCGCCATTGTTGCCGCTGACGACCGGCTGGAGCCAGGGATGCTGGGCGAAGTATTCGCCGGCGCGCAGATTGAGCAGGCGGAAGTTGACCGAGTCGGTCAGCGGATTGGTCGGCGGCCATCCGGTGATCGCGACCGCGGCGGATGGCTCGATCTTGAAGTCAAAGACCGCATCGCCCGGCGGCGGCATCACCAGCAGCGCATTGAGCGGCGGCATCTCCTTGGGCACCGCGTACTCGAAGATCGCGAGGTCGGCGCGCGCCAGATCGGTGGGCGTAAAGTCCGCGGGCGAGGCCACGCGCACCGAGATTCCGGGCAGCGAGTCGAGTCCGGCTGCATCGGCGGGCGTCGGCGTGACGAACAGGATCGAGATCGACTTGACCGCGCCGGCGGTTGCCCATGCCGTGTTGTCGAGCATGAAGCCGTCGGCGGGCTTCAGCTCCGCCCGATAGACGGCGGCCGGCGCCAGGTTGGAAAATTCGATCGCGCTGGCCTGCCCCGGGTCTAGGCGCGCCTGGGCCCGGCCCACCGGCTTGCCGTCGCCGCTGATCGCGACTTCCAGCGTCTGTGCGGCGGGGCTGAAGTTTGCCACCGTGAGCTGCGCGTGGAGCGCGGCGCGCCCGAGCGCCTCGCGGCGCAGGGCGAACGATCCGATCGCGTAGTTGGGCGCCGGACTGCTGACCGCAAAGGCCTCGATGCGCGCGGGCACCGGCGGGGCGAGCGGCAGCGCGCCCGCGTAAAGCACTCGGCGCAGGCGCCGATCCGCCGCGAGCCGACTGAG comes from the Candidatus Binataceae bacterium genome and includes:
- a CDS encoding BatA domain-containing protein — translated: MGFVYPGALYLFALVPALAVAYLVRERPRRVTVSSVIAFRALRARRGKRFGGWPRPDWMFFVELLILSLAVLAIAEPYVTRAGNPMAVVLDDSAVMQAAATRPDASTSAGNRTRFDAARAALREALERESGEAEVTVYLTAPQPHRLGTPFPSTAAAAAALEALKPSDAPADPAAVTSLLSRLAADRRLRRVLYAGALPLAPPVPARIEAFAVSSPAPNYAIGSFALRREALGRAALHAQLTVANFSPAAQTLEVAISGDGKPVGRAQARLDPGQASAIEFSNLAPAAVYRAELKPADGFMLDNTAWATAGAVKSISILFVTPTPADAAGLDSLPGISVRVASPADFTPTDLARADLAIFEYAVPKEMPPLNALLVMPPPGDAVFDFKIEPSAAVAITGWPPTNPLTDSVNFRLLNLRAGEYFAQHPWLQPVVSGNNGALMLAGERAGHRFVALGFNPFPYLGRQNLPMSVLTLNCLSYLAGFGAEATGYHTGEPWTVPAAVTTIALPDATRVEVTPGTLFTDTSQQGLYQLTASDGAKTMRAVNLADLRESDLENKPALKIEAGGGSGAVAEVAPRREPLTGKFIAAMIALGILEALLAYRRRRSMATV